Within Phycodurus eques isolate BA_2022a chromosome 7, UOR_Pequ_1.1, whole genome shotgun sequence, the genomic segment CACCAACCAAGAGTGAAACACACTCCCTGGTTCCACAACACAGTATTGTCTGCTAGAAGTGACCAACTAGAAACTGCTCAATTACTCATGTTAACTATCATGTTATgtcattttgtgtcattttatgtcatattatgttatgttatgttatgttatcaTGTTAACTAATTACTATCATGTTTTCAATCTACTCTGCTTCACAGCACTGTCCTTTAACACATTAATAACGCTAAATGAAGAAGTCATGGGCGTACTAATCACCATTGTAACAAAGCAGCCACAAATTTGACAGTAGTCATAATTAACAGAACCCCAGCTCTCCGCAGGGCTAACGTTAGGTTAGTAAAATTCATTAACATTAATCtcactcatgaatatgcaactcacttgtgtatcccctcacttatactcccGTCCTGTagatttttataatttacatagttaattccaccacacttcagttgtacatcCGGGTTCACGAcgcttgtcctgttctatcttgtcctgtctttccctcacagggtgtagcactacagccccatgcaacactcatatttaatgtttcattgttgtagataatgtaatgacttacttctcgcattcctgtttacaattagtgctttgtcttttgtctttgtttctgtcTCCCCtcaagaaactttgttctgtttgactgatcgaccctgattctcaataaacttcaattaaaatagtaagaaaccacagtggaagcttaaaaactccactgtggcacggtaaaactgttccggcatagaagggatacagatcttccattctgcttgacctaatagtcgaacaggacaaaaaaactaacaaaaacaaaaaaacattaatctCACTGATTTGCGGTAtgttaatttgaccttttcttGGGTCCTCCGCTCAATCTGTGCGTCTTCGGTGGAGAGCAAGAATCATTTTACACGTCACCGGTGTTCGCTTTAATGTTCAGTCTAAATGCTCCCACAGTTTTTCTCCTCctgctccttttttttgtgcattttcttctcTTCCATTGTTGCCATTTTTCCTCGCCCTTTCCATGTTCCACTTCCTTCAATCAAATAGGTCTGTCTTCCACCTCCTTCCCTCGCGTAGGTGACGTAAGCGTGTTGTGCCACATTAAAAGGACCTTGTGCATCCCTTGGgctttacaataaaataaacggTTCCCCGAGGCAGAGAAAagtttttgagcatttttcatAATTGAGGTACTCAAATTACTTTAGAACTCTTTCTCCCCTAAAATGTTCTAAACTGATTTTCCCATAGAaaacaatggaaatggaaataataaaatCCAAGACTAAATCTAactgaaattaaatacaatacatacaatTACTCACTTTTGATGATGACACAGGCCTAGCATTTAAGTGGATAAGGAGTTTTTTTTGCAAGGTGAAACAACATTGCATCACACTTTTCAACACTTTTTAGTAGGGATTGCACCGATACCTGATAACAGTATTGGTATCTTTGCCAATACTCTGTCTGTCTGTACTCGTACTTGAAAAAATGCTCCAGTACTAAGACACCAAGACCACTTTACCAGCCTTTATTAGCTACACGATAGGGACACATTTTTCGAAAAAGAATGTATTTGGCTGTTCTATCCTTGTTTACCGACAGGTGGATTTCATCCTGCTGGGAGGTGATCTGTTCCACGAAAACAAGCCCACGCGCCGATGCCTCCACACCTGCATCACCATGCTGAGAAAGTACTGCATGGGAGAGTCGCCCATACACTTCAACATACTCAGTGACCAGACGGTTAACTTTAACACCACACAGTAAGTCCCTCTGTGTGTTAGCTTCTACATCCTTTTCACTGCATGCCATGTGATGGTTTCCTCTTTGTGTATTCAGGTTCCCCTGGGTTAATTATCAGGATGAAAATCTCAACATCTCCATACCCGTGTTTAGCATTCATGGAAACCACGATGACCCGACAGGGGTGAGTCCCTTACAGTACAGTTTGTAATTGccaatagatgccacaagatggcggcagagCACCAATAGACAAAGCTATGGCCCAACTAAATTAAGCTATTCCACTCATTTGAACATGTAGTAGTGCTTTCAGAAAGAAGTTTAATTAATTCTTTGACCACAcatgtaactcaaaacacttgtaccTCAAATCATCCCTCCTCTTTGAAATTAaggaaaatgccattaatctgttctagcTTCCTCAAAAACACCTTTTtgtaatctatttttttaaatggaaaaatagcactccatcatatttaactttacaaaaacatacagtaatgacattattaaatagaatgtaaagtatTGAAGTATTGAACCGTTTttgtcaaagttttttttttcccaattcaacggacattgtgctccttctggtgtgcgcaccttggctACCTGGGGCCAGGAGAATACAgacatacatgtatacatgaAGACGAGTCAGTCCTCAGTAGCCGCACTAATATTAGTTATTCGTCACAGAGGATAacaaatatatgcctgtgagtattattatattatctgtctgcatgtgttgctccactgtttgtgttcaaatatccattgcttaaagggctATAACACTgtcacatagatgctattcgttatcATGTCTATGgcttttcccattatgtgttagtattaagctagcagactttaaggGTAAGCTAGTGATTGTTTTAGATACACAAGGTGTcattctttattttatgtttaatttgaaatttcaattgggagtgtcaataaacactttggagcctcttttttgaagaattatcTGTTTATCTCTTAAACTGGtgcttgtgaagtgagttgagttcactgtcacCATACTGTGCTTGTATCAAGTTTTTGctagcaagtcaaagcaaaaaaacagctgaaGGACGTCTCGTATCTTGAAGAGCTTGTAAGTCATGTcaatcgtatctcaaggcaacactgtaatTCCTTGGCCACAAGATGATgccaaaacaatacttttatattagacatggctttggctcAGAAAGTTGCtgagtttttcaacaaataacagaggaaaaattgccccctaaaaaaaatcagtgaataGGTAAATTTGCATATGCCAAAcgaatatgtgggggttcactgtactcaCAAGATTAGCATGTATATGTCGGCTAATGCGATGTTCTTCTCTTGAAGGCTGAGGGTTTGTGTGCGTTGGACCTGCTCAGTGCGTCGGGTCTCTTGAACCACTTTGGTCACTCTCAATCTGTGGAGAAGATTGAAATCAGCCCCATCCTCTTGCAGAAAGGCAACAGCAAGTTGGCCTTATATGGCCTTGGTATGTGCATGTGTTCCATTTcaaacactaaccctaaccgAAACCACGTCTTAACAGGTTgtattcatgtactgtatgtgtggggggggggggtgtttgtaTAGGTTCCATCCCAGATGAGCGTCTGTACAGGATGTTTGTCAACAATCATGTGATGATGTTACGTCCCAAAGAAGACCAAGACGAATGGTTTAACCTGTTTGCCATTCACCAGAACAGGTGTGGAACCGCTTCATTCGTTACACTTGCACAATTTAGTGAACCTAGACAAGAGACTGcagcattatgcacagttttaactttaacactgtgcttacatttaggaaaatgaaaaaaaatttcttcgATATTGATTAATTTAAACACATTAAGTAAAAATTATAcctgaataaatgtttgaaaataagccgttctaaaaatgtaaatgcaactCTCATAAAAGCTTaataaaactgaactgtactgaacaattatactgtactggatgaaaaagaaaaaggggttAGGTTAAAAaggctgtaacattatgcagtttgaacatttaattcagtgattctttcttGTACCACCTGAGGAAAACCTCATACCATACTTTGAGAATCAGTGATGTTGGGCAAGGGGGCATATTTGTCAACTTAAATGTGACTCAAAATGGATGTCACACACCTCACTATATAAGGCAGTAAAACCATATGATTTCTCCTAGCCAATCAGCAAGTAAAGGTAACGATGATAATtatgaaatactgtactgtataatcaaacaaaagtacagtatattacattggtattgtatatatgtatgtatgtatgtatatttttatacattcaATCAGGGTGtccttggatttaaaaaaattaacgaCTTCATTATGTGCTTTAATTGTccttaaaaatgacaattaaTACTTAATTCACTGTTCAAAGTTCTTACAAATTCCACAGACACAATAGACAACGTTGACATATAAAATGTTATAAAGAATGTGACAAAATGCGTAATTAATCTGAAATACctacattattttatatatcaaaaatatgcattcaaATATTGTAGTAAAATTATTTAGTGGTCATACTTAGTCGATGTGAGGTCTTAAACGTGATCCACGTGGCCTTAAAAAGTCTTATGATTGGCTTCTTATATTCTGTAATGtaaattattaaacattttgaaaaacaaaatttactTATCATATCTACTGTACATGATGAGAGGATCAAATACTGCTGTATAATTCAGTGCAGTTCCATACCATTGCAcattacaaccacaataatataataatgttgAATACCTTAAAACCaagcattattttctttctaaaaGCAGCAGTTTTGATACACCTCTTGAATTGTCACTTAATAATTTCTACAGATGTACTTAATTGTACCTCATAAATTCCCTTCCTAATTCagggtattttattttttagtagaCCATCATGATGCCATCTCCTATGCCACATtaataatgcaatttttttcaagattCTCTCGCCCTAGTTCCAACAGTGGATCATGCTCTCtgtgttgtgtatttgtgtCCAGGAGTAAGCACGGCCCCACAAACTACATTCCCGAGCAGTTCCTGGATGAATTTCTGGATTTAGTGGTGTGGGGTCACGAGCACGAGTGTCTGATGGCGCCGACCAGAAATGAGCAGCAGCTCTTCTATGTGACGCAGCCTGGCAGCTCAGTAGCCACCTCGCTGTCTCCTGGAGAGGCGACCAAGAAgtaacaaacatacacacacatgccatCATTGGAGGTTGTGTTTGAAGGTCATAAGAGTCAAAGCGCTCTCTTTATGTGGAGGCATATAGGGTTGCTGAGGGTGAAAGGGCGTAAAATGAACCTTCAGAAGATCCCCCTAAAGACTGTGCGTCAGTTCTTCATCCAGGACGTGGTGCTCTCTGACTACCAGGATGCGTTCACAGTGGATACACCCAATGTGATAAAGAAGGTGGAGAACCTTTGCCATGCTAAGGTACTCGGTGTCCAATCCAGTCATTCCCAATAATGGTGCTATGGCACATTGGTGCgtcgtgagagatcatcagttgtgccgaaatcataCAATTTAATTGGTGTAAAAGTTAATAATTTACTATAAATAATGTGTTAGTGTCCATCTAGCtgtgccagcgacatatagtgacaggcagaaaaattaaatgctcTCCACTAGATCGCTGAAGGTGCAATTAACCTGTGTCCACatattgccattcatacaacagaataataaatagctttgtgttcaattcaaCAGGCTGTATGTAAATCTGAGTAAATTGACAGAACTGCAgttatttcagtatacagtggtgccttgagatcccagtttaatttgttccatttgTTGTTGCTCAAAACTCAAAAACATGTATCTCAAATAATTTTCCCCCATTAATTCTGtcctacacccccccccccaaaaaaaaaggtttgtaatgtattttttaataggGATAATATTATTCCATAGTATTGTCCTTttaccacattttttaaaattattttatttattattatttttttgcttcagctcacggtgaccgactggttagagcgtctgcctcacagttctgaggaccggggttcaatccccggccccgcctgtgtggagtttgcatgttctccccgtgattgtgtgggttttctccgggcactccggtttcctccctcccacatccctgtGAAGTCCTTTGAGActcttgtgattaagggctatacaaatataCTTCACTTCACTTGAAAAACTGGTAAGTCAGGGCACTTGTATCTCAGGGCACCTGTGTGTATACAGGACTTTTTACAACATTTATGTTTGGTGGTGTGTTATCAGATTTTTCTAATATAAATATGTGCTTCGGCTTaatgaaggttgggaaacactaatCCACCAATACTAGTTTTAAGTCTTACAgctcattgtcacatttcttggCTCTGATGCTTTGCAGGTTAATGAGATGCTAGAAGAAGCCGAGAGGGAACGACTGGGATGTCCGCTTACCCCAGAGAAACCGCTCATTCGTCTCAGGGTTAGCTTGAAACACCTCAAAAAGCTTGCATCCAGTCACATTGCTGCCAGCTCTCACATTTGATCCTCTCCTTAGGTGGACTACACCGGCGGATTTGAGACCTTCAGCACATCCCGCTTCAGTCAGAAATACGTGGACCGCGTGGCTAACCCAAAAGACCTCATTCACTTTCTCCGATGCAGGGAGAAGAAGGAGCAAATCAAAGGTTCAACCAAATACTGTACACGGCGGTGGGACCCACCATTACACGTTATGTTTCCATtatcaactatccatccatccatccgttttctcttctcttttctcGACATCTTAAACACAGCACACATGGCATCTGTGACGCTGATGATGGagtttgaaagaaaatatacagtgaatattattgtgaaaaataaaaatgcatttgaaaaagtaacttcactAATAAGTGCTTGATATGCTAATGTGGAGTAAATAAATGCCACTTTTTGAAGAAATAATATGATTAACCAAGTAAATTAAAGgggtaaaatgttaaatattggtATGGAttcaggatttaaaaaaaaaaaaaattataacaaaaaGGCTTATTTCCTACTGTAGTTTGGCACCACTAATCTGCATTACTGACACCTACGAGCTTGGCATGGAATGTAATTGACTGCTTGATAATTTTCAGTAACATGTTCATGTTGGCAAAGCTTTTCTGTGTTAATTTTTATGGTGACATGCTCGATCTGAATGCTCTCATTTTTTATGTATATTCTTTTTAGATGAACTCAGTGTGGACTACAGCAGAGTACTAAAAACAACTGCAGTTGAGGGGCTGAGAGTAGAAGACCTGGTGAAACAGTACTTTGAAGCGACCGAACAGGtgcaacatgcacacaaacacacacacacgcacacacagactccTACATCTTGTCTCTTGTCTGAACATTGTGTCGTCCATGTTCCCACAGAAGGTACAGCTGTCCCTCCTGACAGAGCACGGCATGGGAAAAGCCATTCAGGAGTTTGTAGACAAAGACGAGAAGGATGCCATTGATGAGCTGATCACCTATCAGCTTGAGAAGACGCAGCGCCACCTCCAGCGTCGGAGTGTAATCACAGAGCAAGAGATCGACGCCGAGGTCAGCGGCAGGCGGTCGAACGGGAAATATGTTCAGCAGCAGGGAGCTCACCAAAGACTTTTATCGTGTGTTTCAGATCAAGCAGATGAGAGAGTCCAAAAAGAACACAAcggaagaagaaaatgaaattaaagagGTTTGTGAGCTGAACAGAGACATGCCTGAGACGGTTAATTCATCACACGCCTTCAACCTGTTTTAGGCAATCAACAGAGCCAAGGCTCACCGCTTGGAGCGTGGAGAGACCTCACTGGACGTCAACATGTCAGACCCGTCTAGCGACGGGGACTCTGAACAAGACGCTGCATCAgccagaggaagaggaagaggacgtGGGGGCAGAGGGCGGGGACGAGGGAGAGGTGAGTCCTCAGCTGATGACGCCACAGGTTTATTCTAGATTTCTTGCTTTACCAGAGACACCAAAGTGGAAAAATTCATATACGAGTATGACCCCCAGCCTTTTCGCATTTCACTATTCACAGTTAAGTGACTAGTGGTGCAgtgatctggtacagtgacaaatggtgcagagagatCACAAACACGTAAAtggccagtagtaatcaacaacagtataaaaatagtgcagcgtgataaaacagtcagtGTACGAATAGTGTTCAAGTGTCCCGACAGGGATGTgcattgtaagttaactgtttaaaaagTTATTGGCAAAAGAATTTTGCCtgcccttgtcttagtcctggcagcgtgcaagtcgtCAAGTGTGGGTAGTTGTGTACCGATAATTTTTTCAGCAGCCTTGACTGTACgttgcagtctgattttgtccttctttatAGCAGCAACCAAGCCAGaatgtgatggatgaacacagaactgattcaatgactgctgtgtagaactcccTCAACAGCTcgtgtggcaggctgtgcttcctcagaagccgcaaaaagtacatcctctgctgggccttgtTGAGGATGGAGTTTATGTTGGTTTCCCACTTTAGGTCCTGACAAACTGTAAtccccaggaactcgaaggtctcgacggttgacacagcagttggacagcgtgaggggcagctgtggcaaaggatgtttcCTGTAGTCCActatcatctctaccgtcttaaacgtgttcagctccaggttgtgttgtcCGCACCAACCCTGCAGTCGCTCCAcctcctgtcgatacgcagacttgtgacagtctttgatgagTCTCTGCAAACTCCAAGAGTTTGACTGCCGGGTGCGTTGACGTGAatgtcgttcatgtagagagagagaggacacatccttagGGGGGCCCGGTGCTGATAGTGCATGTGGaggaggtggtgtcccccagcctctcCTGCTTTGTCCTGCCAATCAGGAAGCTGTAGAtctactggcagatggcaggcgagatgatgagctggagaagcttggaggataGAAGTTGTAGGATGATGGTTTTGAACgtagagctgaagtccacgaacaggatccacGCATAGGTCCCTGTGCTGTTGAGGGTTTCCAGGATAAATtccagtcccatgttgactgtgtcatcCACAGAGCTGTTTGCTTGATAGGTAAACTGCAGGGGGcccagcaggggtcctgtgacgctcAGCACAAGACGTTTAAAGGACTCCACGACCACAAATATCAGGGCAAcaggtctgtagtcattcattcctgagattgcaggtttctttggGACTGGGCTGATTGTGGAACGTTTGAGGGATGTAACAGTGTCAAGGAACGCCGAAGCTGCACGTATGTGCacactgttttttcccccaaaaagtaaATCATCTGTATCTGTAAGACATTTATTTCTAATGGCAATGTTGACGAGTTTGAAATCATATTAGTGTTTGAGGACAGGTGCTATCGAAAATTGATGGCTCAACAGTATGTAATAAAATGTAGTCGAACTCTTAGACTGTGTTTTATCTTTTTGCGTTTCTATTTAAATAAGAGGTATTGTATTCaaaatagtcactgatggtgtagtggtacactcgcctgactttggtacaggcagtgtgggttcagttcccactcagtgacggtgtgaatgtgagtgcgaatggttgtccgtgtctatatgtgccctgcgactgactggcgaccagttcagggtgtagtccgccttttgcccgaagtcagctgggataggctccagcgtcccgcgacccaaaccaggataagcggtgttgaaaatggatggatggatggatggatggatgtattcaaaATGTTGGATAGTTTGGGGATCTTTTACCACAATGTATTATTTCcccaaaacaatacaaagatACATAATAAGAATGCCTTAtacctaaaaaagaaaatgtcaacagGAAATTACAAATGAACTGCATTAATCTTTTTTCATCGTCATCCAGGTGCTAAAGCCTCTGAGCCGAAATCCTCCGCACGAGGTACTTCCAAGAAATCCTCAGTGACAAGCCAAAGTAGAAGCATCATGCAAGGTGTGTGAGGTTGTGTGTAAgagttaaaaatgtgtgtgtacgcATCCTCAAAGTGCACCATTTGACCTCAACCTGGCTCATTGTTCAGCATTTCAAGGTCCGACCCAAAGACCTTGTCGGAGCGCAGCGACCACATCCTATGCAGCAGATGATGTAAAGGAGATACTCTACATTTACAGTTCATGTGTATACCCTTCTTTACATTGTCTCTATTCACTTCTTCAGATAACCATTGATGACTCTGATGAAGACGCTCCTGTAATGAAAGCTCAGCCCTCTCCCAAGTATGTTGGTTTTCCTTGAATTTATTTGGGTTTCATGTTCCAAGAATTGTTTTAGTGCATGATtgggaaaaatataaataaaatcaaaacttgaaattaacttcttaaactgttaatttacaattccattgcaacatgctgccaattttgtcgtGAGATTGTTGTCAGATCTCtattgggccaattatacattactcatgcactcactgtagtttgcatatctgttgttgacgaatactggccactcgtgcctgAGTAACATCTGCACCAAATGCACAATTGACAtc encodes:
- the mre11a gene encoding double-strand break repair protein MRE11, whose amino-acid sequence is MSSDNTLDDDDTFKILIATDIHLGYLEKDAIRGSDSYNTFDEILKCAKTNQVDFILLGGDLFHENKPTRRCLHTCITMLRKYCMGESPIHFNILSDQTVNFNTTQFPWVNYQDENLNISIPVFSIHGNHDDPTGAEGLCALDLLSASGLLNHFGHSQSVEKIEISPILLQKGNSKLALYGLGSIPDERLYRMFVNNHVMMLRPKEDQDEWFNLFAIHQNRSKHGPTNYIPEQFLDEFLDLVVWGHEHECLMAPTRNEQQLFYVTQPGSSVATSLSPGEATKKHIGLLRVKGRKMNLQKIPLKTVRQFFIQDVVLSDYQDAFTVDTPNVIKKVENLCHAKVNEMLEEAERERLGCPLTPEKPLIRLRVDYTGGFETFSTSRFSQKYVDRVANPKDLIHFLRCREKKEQIKDELSVDYSRVLKTTAVEGLRVEDLVKQYFEATEQKVQLSLLTEHGMGKAIQEFVDKDEKDAIDELITYQLEKTQRHLQRRSVITEQEIDAEIKQMRESKKNTTEEENEIKEAINRAKAHRLERGETSLDVNMSDPSSDGDSEQDAASARGRGRGRGGRGRGRGRGAKASEPKSSARGTSKKSSVTSQSRSIMQAFQGPTQRPCRSAATTSYAADDITIDDSDEDAPVMKAQPSPKAASTSSFFRASSQGQSQTSKGVSFDDSDDEDDPFKGPVRRSRR